The DNA region GGTGGAGGTGAAGGGGAATATGGCGGTTTCAATCAGACTTGCCCGATTCGGCGCAAAAAAGAGGCCCACATACCGTATTGTTGTAACCGATTCAAGATCGCCACGGGATGGAAGGTTCATAGAGAGAATCGGGACATACGATCCGAACCAGGATCCTGCGGCGGTC from Deltaproteobacteria bacterium includes:
- the rpsP gene encoding 30S ribosomal protein S16 translates to MAVSIRLARFGAKKRPTYRIVVTDSRSPRDGRFIERIGTYDPNQDPAAVRIEEDKAIQWMERGARPTQTVRRLMKESGLFDKMVKGSKA